In Pseudomonas fluorescens, the following are encoded in one genomic region:
- a CDS encoding recombinase family protein produces the protein MKVVAYIRVSTKGQGDSGLGLEAQRDYITRAAQQNGWEVVGEFVDVVSGKLAIEDRPEGAKALALCKEQDAQLVVAKLDRLSRDVHHIAGLMKTTKFKVATMPQAQTFELHLYAALAQQEREFISGRTREALAALQSRADAGDAVAVQKVKNRSDALAKGRAVADITAANAIRMDKIASYQAALEPHLKSCLHDKVNTLQSVADCLNAKGLRTARGSEFNPTAVRRLMLALNVSF, from the coding sequence ATGAAAGTCGTCGCCTACATCCGAGTTTCTACCAAAGGCCAAGGCGACTCTGGTCTAGGATTGGAAGCTCAACGCGACTACATCACCCGTGCTGCTCAACAGAATGGCTGGGAAGTGGTTGGTGAATTCGTTGACGTTGTATCGGGCAAGCTGGCAATCGAGGATCGCCCTGAAGGTGCGAAAGCTTTGGCTCTGTGCAAGGAGCAAGACGCGCAGTTAGTTGTGGCAAAGCTGGATCGTCTGAGCCGTGACGTTCACCACATTGCAGGCTTGATGAAAACCACCAAGTTCAAAGTGGCAACCATGCCACAGGCCCAGACCTTCGAACTGCACCTGTACGCAGCACTGGCACAACAGGAACGCGAGTTCATTTCAGGTCGTACCCGTGAAGCTCTGGCAGCCCTTCAGAGCCGTGCTGACGCTGGTGATGCTGTAGCAGTGCAGAAGGTGAAGAACAGGTCTGACGCGCTCGCCAAGGGACGTGCAGTCGCTGATATCACAGCAGCCAATGCAATCCGTATGGATAAGATCGCCAGCTACCAAGCCGCCCTAGAACCACACCTGAAGTCCTGCCTTCATGACAAAGTGAATACGCTTCAGTCAGTAGCTGATTGCCTCAACGCTAAAGGCTTGCGTACCGCTCGTGGGAGCGAGTTCAACCCTACTGCTGTACGTCGCCTGATGCTGGCTCTCAACGTCTCCTTCTGA
- a CDS encoding Rap1a/Tai family immunity protein has translation MKAWIGAVALAGLMASGHAMALGNGSELASMCRSSIQQVTTFKSDDPIGAGRCFGLIEGTVATVLMVDTQNKAQPRFCLPKNVNTLQMMKVVVKYLDDNPALLNLNEPSLILRAVVDAWPCSR, from the coding sequence ATGAAGGCATGGATTGGGGCGGTTGCACTGGCTGGGTTAATGGCGAGTGGTCATGCAATGGCATTGGGAAACGGGAGCGAGCTTGCCTCAATGTGCAGAAGCTCAATTCAACAAGTGACGACCTTTAAGTCTGACGACCCAATTGGAGCGGGAAGGTGCTTCGGATTGATCGAAGGAACGGTAGCCACTGTCCTCATGGTGGATACGCAGAACAAAGCTCAACCAAGATTCTGCTTGCCCAAAAACGTCAACACACTCCAGATGATGAAAGTCGTGGTCAAGTATTTGGACGACAATCCTGCACTGCTGAACCTGAATGAACCATCACTGATTCTACGTGCCGTAGTGGACGCTTGGCCTTGCAGTAGATAG
- a CDS encoding recombinase family protein, with amino-acid sequence MPKAISYIRFSTGKQAKGSSHERQQAMLSRWLDANPEYTLSGESFQDQGVSGYKGKNTKRDLGNLLEAVENGAIQKGDVILVEAVDRIGRQAPFKMFPILSHIVEAGVDIITLDDGMRYDETSINNNHLFLLIAKVQQAHQYSDALSRRMKASYTSRKKLAADGVVPKRNTPVWLTSEGVLIPEIAPLVKQAFEDYASGLGERRIFERVFEGNTNPVLARMAPSTVKRWMNNRTAIGEWNGIPNVYPAVIEPELFYRVQKRMQDKFAPRGAPTKHRFTGLVVCAECGKNFNTKHYADTGITSMECSSRARRGATGCSNNRSIPEPIIDLAFQFTNGGHIMKALEGQQLTASQKRGMELDGEIGEVNKKIKRIIGFMENLDEGDDEDLAGKYASLQAERRVLKAEKEGLVTDSGASVMDKVTNMKDVLKDPMKANALLQTAGYQLVCHVDGRVTFEDETFTYEGWGRTEDVHKVMLPDGRHIKLPIHRKGRATKSSPVDVSQLGPLDLVKRT; translated from the coding sequence GTGCCAAAAGCAATTTCCTACATTCGGTTTTCGACTGGTAAACAGGCGAAGGGTAGCAGCCATGAGCGACAGCAGGCGATGCTTTCCCGGTGGCTTGATGCCAATCCTGAATACACCCTGAGTGGCGAGAGCTTTCAGGATCAAGGCGTCTCAGGATACAAGGGTAAGAACACTAAGCGCGATCTAGGGAACCTCCTTGAAGCTGTTGAGAATGGAGCCATCCAAAAGGGTGACGTGATTCTGGTTGAAGCTGTTGACCGGATTGGGCGTCAAGCACCGTTCAAGATGTTTCCGATTCTGAGTCACATTGTTGAAGCTGGCGTTGACATCATCACGCTTGACGATGGGATGAGGTACGACGAAACGTCGATTAACAATAACCATCTATTCCTACTCATTGCGAAGGTTCAACAGGCTCACCAATACAGTGACGCTCTCAGCCGTCGCATGAAGGCCAGCTACACGTCACGAAAGAAATTAGCGGCGGATGGGGTGGTTCCCAAGAGGAACACGCCTGTCTGGCTCACATCTGAGGGGGTGTTGATTCCTGAGATTGCACCACTCGTGAAGCAAGCGTTTGAAGACTACGCCTCTGGTCTGGGGGAACGTCGCATCTTTGAGCGTGTGTTTGAAGGGAATACCAATCCTGTACTTGCACGGATGGCACCGTCTACTGTGAAACGCTGGATGAATAACCGAACGGCTATAGGCGAGTGGAACGGGATTCCAAACGTGTATCCGGCTGTCATCGAGCCTGAGTTGTTCTACCGGGTACAGAAACGCATGCAAGACAAATTTGCTCCGCGTGGTGCCCCTACGAAACATCGCTTCACTGGTTTGGTTGTCTGTGCTGAATGCGGGAAGAACTTCAACACAAAGCATTACGCAGACACCGGAATAACCTCCATGGAATGCTCAAGCCGTGCCCGCCGTGGGGCCACAGGTTGCTCCAACAATCGTTCAATCCCTGAGCCGATCATTGACCTGGCTTTTCAGTTTACGAATGGTGGTCACATCATGAAGGCTCTTGAAGGGCAACAGCTCACGGCTTCACAGAAGCGTGGCATGGAGCTTGATGGCGAGATTGGTGAAGTGAACAAGAAAATCAAACGCATCATCGGCTTCATGGAAAACCTTGATGAAGGGGATGATGAAGACTTGGCAGGTAAATATGCGAGCCTTCAGGCAGAACGCAGAGTGTTAAAGGCAGAAAAGGAAGGTTTGGTAACTGACAGCGGTGCAAGCGTCATGGACAAGGTGACGAACATGAAGGACGTTCTCAAAGACCCAATGAAAGCTAATGCACTACTGCAAACCGCTGGTTATCAATTGGTGTGCCATGTTGATGGGCGTGTGACGTTTGAGGATGAAACATTCACGTATGAAGGCTGGGGTAGGACTGAAGACGTTCACAAAGTGATGTTGCCTGACGGCAGACACATCAAGCTCCCAATCCACCGTAAGGGCAGGGCCACCAAGAGCAGTCCTGTGGATGTCTCGCAACTGGGACCGCTTGACCTTGTTAAGAGGACGTGA
- a CDS encoding D-2-hydroxyacid dehydrogenase family protein produces MPVQIAVIDDWQDVARDVVDWSALDSVGQVSFLHDYPSDTPSLAERLAGFEVICVMRERTRFNEDLLRRLPKLKLLVTGGMRNAALDLKAAAALGISVSGTDSYKHAAPELTWALIMAATRNLVVEANALRAGQWQQGLGGDLHGKTLAILGLGSIGQRVAQFGQVFGMRVIAWSENLTAERAAQVGVTFVGKQELFEQADVLSVHLVLSERSRGLVDAQALGWMKPTALLVNTARGPIVDEAALIKALQKQRLAGAALDVFEQEPLSALHPFRTLDNVLATPHVGYVSQQNYQLFFSQMIEDIQAWSAGTPIRLLG; encoded by the coding sequence ATGCCTGTGCAGATTGCAGTGATTGATGATTGGCAGGATGTGGCGCGGGACGTGGTGGACTGGTCGGCACTGGACAGCGTCGGCCAGGTGAGTTTTCTCCATGACTACCCCTCCGATACCCCATCCCTGGCCGAGCGCCTGGCCGGGTTTGAGGTGATTTGCGTGATGCGCGAGCGCACCCGTTTCAATGAAGACCTGCTGCGCCGGCTGCCGAAACTCAAACTGCTGGTGACCGGCGGCATGCGCAACGCCGCCCTGGACCTGAAAGCCGCCGCCGCGCTGGGCATTTCGGTCAGCGGTACCGACAGCTACAAACACGCCGCGCCGGAACTGACCTGGGCGCTGATCATGGCCGCGACCCGCAACCTGGTGGTCGAAGCCAATGCCCTGCGTGCCGGCCAATGGCAACAAGGCCTGGGTGGCGACCTGCATGGCAAGACACTGGCCATCCTCGGTCTGGGCAGCATCGGCCAGCGAGTCGCGCAGTTCGGTCAGGTGTTCGGCATGCGCGTCATCGCCTGGAGTGAAAACCTCACCGCCGAACGTGCGGCGCAGGTCGGTGTGACCTTTGTCGGCAAACAAGAACTGTTCGAACAGGCCGACGTGCTGTCGGTGCACCTGGTGCTCAGCGAGCGCAGCCGGGGCCTGGTGGACGCGCAAGCCCTTGGCTGGATGAAACCCACGGCATTGCTGGTGAACACCGCTCGCGGCCCCATTGTCGATGAAGCGGCGCTGATCAAGGCGCTGCAGAAACAACGGCTGGCCGGCGCCGCACTGGACGTCTTCGAGCAAGAGCCGCTGTCCGCCCTGCACCCGTTCCGGACCCTGGACAATGTACTGGCGACGCCCCATGTCGGGTACGTGAGCCAACAGAACTACCAACTGTTTTTCTCGCAAATGATCGAGGACATTCAGGCCTGGTCGGCGGGTACTCCGATTCGTTTGCTGGGTTGA
- a CDS encoding tetratricopeptide repeat protein: protein MKIRFAVSMPPLLLSVALSGSLALANGGGGDDDAPIRPNCPKGQVFDSKSKRCVRQTSKLVPDEDRTNYAYRLAKDGRYEEALALLDTLKQPNTAKALNYRGYATRKLGRTDEGIGYYLQSVKLDPQYAQVREYLGEAYVIKGRLDLAQEQLRQIESICGSTQCEEYQDLAEAINGSSKT from the coding sequence ATGAAGATTCGTTTTGCTGTTTCGATGCCCCCTCTGTTGCTGAGCGTTGCGTTGTCCGGCTCCCTCGCCCTGGCCAACGGAGGTGGCGGGGACGACGACGCGCCCATCAGGCCCAACTGCCCCAAAGGTCAGGTGTTCGACAGCAAATCCAAGCGTTGCGTCAGGCAGACCAGCAAACTGGTGCCGGACGAAGACCGCACCAACTATGCCTATCGACTGGCCAAGGACGGGCGTTACGAAGAAGCCCTGGCCCTGCTCGACACGCTGAAACAGCCAAATACGGCAAAAGCGTTGAACTATCGCGGTTACGCCACGCGTAAACTGGGACGTACCGATGAAGGCATCGGCTATTACCTGCAATCGGTGAAACTCGACCCGCAATATGCGCAGGTCCGCGAATACCTTGGCGAAGCCTATGTGATCAAAGGCCGGCTGGATCTTGCACAGGAGCAACTGCGGCAGATCGAATCCATCTGTGGCAGCACTCAATGCGAGGAGTACCAGGACCTGGCCGAAGCCATCAATGGCTCATCGAAAACCTGA
- a CDS encoding sigma-70 family RNA polymerase sigma factor, protein MNQHLARLWRYGLLLSRQRHVADDLVQATCVRALERAGQYVAGTRMDHWLLSILHSIWLNEVRARRVRQGQGCVDADQALSFDGESVAQTHVLAAQVIRRVDALPETQRETVFLAYVEGLSYREVAEVLQVPIGTVMSRLAAARAKLAEYPPLHTVPTPYRGEH, encoded by the coding sequence CTGAACCAGCATCTGGCGCGTTTATGGCGCTACGGCCTGCTGCTGTCCCGGCAACGGCATGTCGCCGATGACCTGGTGCAAGCCACTTGCGTGCGGGCGCTGGAACGGGCCGGGCAATACGTGGCGGGGACGCGCATGGACCACTGGCTGCTGAGTATTCTGCATTCGATCTGGCTCAACGAAGTCCGCGCCCGGCGGGTGCGCCAGGGTCAGGGCTGCGTGGACGCCGATCAGGCCTTGTCGTTCGATGGTGAGTCCGTGGCCCAGACCCACGTGTTGGCAGCGCAGGTCATCCGCCGCGTCGATGCGTTGCCCGAGACCCAGCGCGAAACGGTGTTTCTCGCCTACGTCGAAGGCTTGTCCTACCGCGAAGTCGCTGAAGTACTGCAAGTGCCCATCGGCACGGTCATGAGTCGCCTGGCCGCCGCGCGGGCGAAACTGGCTGAATACCCACCGTTGCACACGGTGCCCACCCCCTACCGGGGAGAACATTGA
- a CDS encoding transcriptional regulator — protein MNAILSDEQLVAYLDNQLDTEQRARIDAAIIADPMLGLRLQWLDRSSLPFKDAYDELARQAPVDRLQAMLATLPSPARPVLSRRWFLAAAAGLLAGGVLADRLFLGWQASRQTHNWRGLVADYMALYVPETLDHLPADEAAQRAQLRTIDARLGLNLAPAKLSLPRAEFKRAQILEYDGAPIAQITYLDQTHGPMALCVTRSNSGSRQFAREQRRELNIVYWADMEHAWMLIGHQPIADLEAMAKLLRSRLST, from the coding sequence ATGAACGCGATACTCTCGGACGAACAACTGGTGGCTTACCTCGACAACCAACTCGATACCGAGCAGCGCGCGCGTATCGACGCGGCGATCATCGCCGACCCGATGCTCGGCCTGCGCCTGCAATGGCTGGATCGCAGCAGCCTGCCGTTCAAGGACGCCTACGATGAACTGGCCCGGCAGGCGCCGGTGGATCGCCTGCAAGCCATGCTCGCCACGCTGCCCTCACCTGCCCGCCCCGTGCTCAGCCGACGCTGGTTCCTGGCGGCCGCGGCCGGGCTGTTGGCCGGCGGCGTGCTGGCGGACCGATTGTTCCTCGGCTGGCAAGCGAGCCGGCAGACACACAACTGGCGCGGCCTGGTGGCCGATTACATGGCGCTCTACGTGCCGGAAACCCTGGATCATTTACCCGCTGATGAAGCCGCCCAACGGGCACAACTGCGGACCATTGATGCGCGTCTGGGCCTCAACCTCGCGCCGGCAAAACTGAGCCTGCCCCGTGCCGAGTTCAAGCGTGCGCAAATCCTCGAGTACGACGGCGCGCCCATCGCCCAGATCACCTACCTCGATCAGACGCACGGCCCCATGGCGCTGTGCGTCACCCGCTCCAACAGCGGCAGCCGCCAATTCGCCCGGGAGCAGCGGCGCGAGCTGAACATCGTGTATTGGGCTGACATGGAACACGCCTGGATGCTGATCGGGCATCAACCGATCGCGGATCTGGAGGCGATGGCGAAGCTGTTGCGCAGTCGCCTGAGTACCTGA
- a CDS encoding ATP-binding protein, with protein MFRILFRLYLVTIVSFSAAIYLVPDMVVKVFQERFVTYNLDYSRGLQTLIVKQFHAVPAEQWPALAAEMDKDFSPLHIVLSSNDDSSLAPDEQQRLRRGENVVRVGDWGWRTLAVAPLNERTVVQMVVPPDPLDVNLLYWSINVLIGATMLACLLLWLRPHWRDLERLKGAAERFGKGHLGERTQISPSSNIGSLASVFDTMAGDIESLLNQQRDLLNAVSHELRTPLTRLDFGLALALSDDLPAASRERLQSLVAHIRELDELVLELLSYSRLQNPARLPEQVEVSLDEFIDSILGSVDEEMESPEIVIDVLLHGQFERFSLDPRLTARALQNLLRNAMRYCEKRIQIGVQVYVGGCEIWVDDDGIGIPDDERERIFEPFYRLDRSRDRATGGFGLGLAISRRALEAQGGTLTVEASPLGGARFRLWLPASA; from the coding sequence ATGTTCAGAATCCTCTTTCGTTTGTACCTGGTGACCATCGTCTCTTTCAGCGCGGCGATCTATCTGGTGCCGGACATGGTGGTCAAGGTGTTCCAGGAGCGCTTTGTCACCTACAACCTCGATTACTCGCGAGGGCTGCAAACGCTGATCGTCAAACAGTTCCACGCGGTCCCGGCCGAACAGTGGCCGGCCCTGGCCGCTGAAATGGACAAGGACTTCTCTCCTCTGCACATCGTGCTCAGCAGCAATGACGACAGCAGCCTGGCGCCTGATGAACAGCAGCGCTTGCGCCGCGGCGAGAACGTCGTGCGCGTGGGCGACTGGGGCTGGCGCACACTGGCGGTCGCGCCGCTGAATGAGCGCACCGTGGTGCAAATGGTCGTGCCACCGGATCCGCTGGACGTCAACCTGTTGTACTGGAGCATCAACGTCCTGATCGGCGCGACCATGCTTGCGTGCCTGTTGCTGTGGCTGCGCCCGCACTGGCGTGATCTGGAACGCCTCAAGGGCGCCGCCGAACGCTTTGGCAAGGGCCACTTGGGCGAGCGCACGCAAATCTCCCCGAGTTCCAACATCGGCAGCCTGGCCAGTGTGTTCGACACCATGGCCGGCGACATCGAGAGCCTGCTCAATCAGCAGCGGGACTTGCTCAATGCGGTGTCCCACGAGTTGCGCACGCCCCTGACGCGCCTGGATTTCGGCTTGGCATTGGCACTGTCCGACGACTTGCCGGCGGCCAGCCGCGAGCGCCTGCAAAGCCTGGTGGCGCACATTCGTGAACTCGATGAATTGGTGCTGGAGCTGCTGTCCTACAGTCGCCTGCAAAACCCGGCGCGGCTACCGGAGCAGGTCGAGGTGTCGCTGGATGAATTCATCGACAGCATTCTTGGCAGCGTCGACGAAGAAATGGAGTCCCCGGAAATCGTCATCGACGTGCTGCTGCACGGCCAGTTCGAACGCTTCAGCCTGGACCCGCGCCTCACCGCCCGCGCCTTGCAAAACCTGCTGCGCAATGCCATGCGCTACTGCGAGAAGCGTATTCAGATCGGTGTGCAGGTTTATGTCGGCGGCTGTGAAATCTGGGTCGACGATGACGGCATCGGCATTCCGGACGACGAGCGCGAGCGGATCTTCGAACCCTTCTACCGCCTCGACCGCAGTCGCGACCGCGCCACGGGTGGTTTCGGATTGGGACTGGCGATCAGCCGCCGCGCGCTGGAGGCACAGGGTGGGACGCTGACGGTGGAAGCCTCGCCGCTGGGCGGGGCGCGGTTTCGCTTGTGGTTGCCGGCTTCGGCCTGA
- a CDS encoding response regulator transcription factor gives MPNILLVEDDTALAELIASYLERNGYSVSVIGRGDHVRERARLNPPDLVILDLMLPGLDGLQVCRLLRADSATLPILMLTARDDSHDQVLGLEMGADDYVTKPCEPRVLLARVRTLLRRSSLSEPQTANDRILMGNLCIDLSERTVTWREQLVELSSGEYNLLVVLARHAGEVLSRDQILQRLRGIEFNGTDRSVDVAISKLRRKFDDHAGEARKIKTVWGKGYLFSRSEWEC, from the coding sequence ATGCCCAACATCCTCCTGGTCGAAGACGACACCGCCCTCGCCGAACTGATTGCCAGCTACCTGGAACGCAACGGTTATTCCGTCAGCGTGATCGGTCGCGGTGACCATGTGCGCGAACGTGCGCGGCTCAATCCGCCGGACCTGGTGATCCTCGACCTGATGCTGCCCGGCCTCGACGGCTTGCAAGTCTGTCGCCTGCTGCGCGCCGATTCGGCGACTTTGCCGATCCTGATGCTCACCGCCCGCGACGACAGCCACGACCAGGTCCTGGGCCTGGAAATGGGCGCCGACGACTACGTCACCAAACCCTGCGAGCCACGGGTGCTGCTGGCCCGGGTGCGGACGTTGTTGCGCCGCAGCAGCCTCAGCGAGCCGCAGACCGCCAACGACCGCATTCTGATGGGCAACCTGTGCATCGATTTGTCCGAACGCACCGTGACCTGGCGCGAGCAATTGGTGGAGCTGTCCAGCGGTGAGTACAACCTGCTGGTAGTGCTGGCCCGGCATGCCGGCGAAGTGTTGAGCCGCGACCAGATCCTGCAACGCCTGCGCGGCATCGAATTCAATGGCACCGACCGTTCGGTGGACGTGGCGATTTCCAAGCTGCGGCGCAAGTTCGACGACCATGCCGGCGAGGCGCGCAAGATCAAGACCGTGTGGGGCAAGGGTTACCTGTTCAGCCGCTCCGAGTGGGAATGCTGA
- a CDS encoding efflux RND transporter periplasmic adaptor subunit, with amino-acid sequence MSNNLLARLSLIALALTLGACDKSSNAEEQAPLATVRIETIEARPLTISSELSGRIAAPRMAEVRARVAGVVLQRTFREGSDVKQGDVLFRIDPAPFKADLDSAEAALRKAEANAFQARLQEQRYARLIDDKAISGQDYDNARANARQTAADVAGNKAAVERARLNLGYATVTAPISGRVGRALVTEGALVGQNETTPLALIQQLNPIHADLTQSTRELNELRRAFRSGQLQQVGQDQAKATLIQDDGSLYPLPGKMLFSDITVDPGTGQIILRSEFPNPDLDLLPGSFVRVRLEQAVNQQGISVPQRAIQRDSAGIAQVLLLDAEQRVGQQPVELGAVQNDRWIVTGGLKAGDRIVIEGLQHARPGEKVQIDDTPLPLAQVTGQ; translated from the coding sequence ATGTCGAATAATCTGCTTGCCAGGCTCAGCCTGATTGCACTGGCGTTGACACTGGGCGCGTGTGACAAGTCCTCGAACGCCGAGGAACAGGCGCCGCTGGCCACGGTTCGCATCGAAACCATCGAAGCGCGGCCACTGACCATCAGCAGCGAACTGAGCGGGCGGATTGCCGCACCGCGCATGGCCGAAGTGCGTGCCCGCGTGGCGGGCGTGGTCTTGCAGCGCACCTTCCGTGAAGGCAGTGACGTGAAACAGGGCGATGTGTTGTTCCGCATTGACCCAGCGCCGTTCAAGGCTGACCTGGACAGCGCCGAAGCGGCGTTGCGCAAGGCCGAAGCCAACGCGTTCCAGGCCAGATTGCAGGAACAGCGCTACGCCCGGTTGATCGATGACAAGGCCATCAGCGGCCAGGACTACGACAACGCCCGGGCCAACGCCCGGCAGACCGCCGCCGACGTCGCCGGCAACAAGGCTGCGGTGGAACGTGCCCGGTTGAACCTCGGTTACGCCACCGTCACCGCGCCGATTTCCGGGCGTGTCGGTCGCGCGCTGGTCACCGAAGGCGCACTGGTCGGGCAGAACGAAACCACGCCGCTGGCGCTGATTCAGCAACTGAACCCGATTCATGCCGACCTGACCCAGTCCACCCGCGAACTCAACGAACTGCGCCGCGCCTTCCGTTCCGGCCAGTTGCAGCAGGTCGGCCAGGACCAGGCCAAGGCCACGCTGATTCAGGATGACGGCAGCCTCTACCCGCTGCCGGGCAAAATGCTGTTCAGCGACATCACCGTCGACCCGGGCACCGGCCAGATCATCCTGCGCAGCGAGTTCCCCAACCCCGACCTCGACTTGCTGCCCGGCAGTTTCGTGCGCGTACGCCTGGAACAAGCGGTCAACCAGCAGGGTATCAGCGTGCCGCAACGGGCCATCCAGCGCGACAGCGCCGGCATCGCCCAGGTGCTGCTGCTCGACGCCGAACAGCGGGTCGGGCAGCAACCGGTCGAACTGGGCGCCGTACAGAACGATCGCTGGATCGTCACCGGCGGCCTGAAAGCCGGCGACCGCATCGTCATCGAGGGCCTGCAGCACGCCCGCCCCGGCGAGAAAGTGCAGATCGACGACACCCCTCTTCCCCTTGCCCAGGTAACTGGTCAGTAA